TGGAGTTTTATCTTCAGTAACGCCATAACTTAATATGCGAACAATATGTTTACTTTTGCGACCCAATTGAGCCCCAATAAAAATCTCTCTGGCAAAACGTTGAGACATTTGTTGGTTTGACAAACTGAGTGATAGGATTTTGATTGCGATCGGCATACCACCCTTAGCAGTATCTTCCGCTAGATAAACTCTACCCATCCCCCCTTTGCCAATCAAATCTCTGATTAGATAGCGATTGTTTAAAAATTGTCCAATATAATCGTCTAATTCTGCTTTTTGCCCTACCATACTCTCAATTTTATTTTCTGGCATAAAAATCATTTATGAAAAATGTTATTGGCAAAATACTTTAATTAAGTCTAGCTAATTATTAAATTTAAATCTAAAAAATACCCGCATTTTGAGAAAATTAATTATATGCTGTAAATATGCTTAAGGTCTCTGCAAAATCTCTTAAACATTGTGTAACATATTTATTAAGGATTACGGTTGAGAAATTACACGTAAACTACAATCAGGGTAGATAAAGCTGCCTAGTAGATTCCGTAGATACACACAAATAACCAGAAAAAAGAAATAACAGTATTATTACAACATTTCATTAATTCATAACGAATTAACTTTGGCAAAACTCTGCATACCTCTGTATTCCTCTGCGTTTAAAAAAGTTACGAACTTATGCAAAGCTGTATTATATTTGTGCGGTTAAAGGTTAAGACTTGGGAATAAACGGCGTAATAATCTAATTAGCGGATTTTCAATTTTAATTTTAAAGGCTAGTATTTGGGTGCGTTGTAGGGAGTTAAAATTGTTATCACTAATGAGAATTAATGATTGCTGACCATCGGGTAATTTAGGGCCAATAGTTAAGCCTTCAATGTTGTCTAGTAGTACATCTAGGGTTCTCAAATCTAACAGCAGTTTTTTCTGAACTGGTTTAATATTTTTGGAATCAACTGCTAAAAGGCTATCAATATTATGAATATTATCAGCTCCTTCTAAAGAAACTTGAAACAGGGAAATAGCAAATCCTAAACCAGTAAAAGACCTTTCTAGACTTAGGAAGTGTCCTTGATTATCAAGAGCAAGTAAATCGGGTAATCCACTTGCGAATTTGCCAATCAGATTCAAAAATGGTGCAACTGGTTCAGTTTGGTAAAGAAATTCTTTTTCTGGGTGGTTGTTGAGCAAGTTGTACTGCAAAATCCGGCAAGGACTACCAATATTAGGTTTAGCTGCGATACCATCTTGAATTAGAGCATTTTCGGTAGCTGTGAATAGATGCTTTTTATCAGGTGTGATGGTGAGGCTTTCAAAAGCCAAATTGTTACGGATACCTTTTTGACCATTCTTATCTGGCAAAAATTTGTTTGGGATGGGGAGTGTTATAATTTCTTTGCCAGAAGATAGTGAAAACTCTTTAATAAAAGGATTAATTAATTTTACAACATCACCTTCAGAAGAAATAAATACAGTTTCTTTATTAGTTAAGGCAATACCTTCTGTATCAGTTTCACCAGGGCGAAATGTTTGGCCATTTTCATTTAGTAATGTGGTGACGCTGACTGGGGTAATTCCACCTTTTTGTAGAACCCCTTTGCTCAAGTCGATTTTCAAGGTGTAGAAACGAGCGGCAGCTTTTTGTCCACGGTCATCGGAAATAGCATAATAAAGATTGTTTTTGGCATTGTATGTAATTCCAGATAAACCTCCAATTTCTGTTTTTTGAAAGATTAAACCTTTCGGTAAGGTAGCTTCCCCAATAAATTCTATGCTCCTGATTTCAACAGCATTTGACGTTAAGTTTGTGAATACAAAGCCGATAATTATAATTGGGAGCAAAAAGTAAAGAATTCGTGGGAATACAAAGATTTTTTTAATTAGCTGCATAGATTTTTTTGTTAAATAAATATGCGTTCTAAGGCAAGATGGTTCAGTTAAGGGTTGTCGGTGTAGATAATTGGTCTTTGAAGACGGATAAATCGCGTCTCTACATGATGGTTTGTATTGACGTTATAAATACCTAGTTGTGCGTCCTTATAAATAATACCAATTAAAAAACAAAAGCCTGATTAAATCAGGCTTTATTAATTGTTAATTTGAAAAGCTTTAGAAAATAGGAAATTACTTAAGCTAGTCGCAAACCATATTCATCTTGGAAAAAATTGACAAGCCAATCTTTCACCTGATGAGTAGCACGACAGTCATCTTCATTGTAGCGTTGGATGATTTCTAGTAAGGCGCGATCGCCTGTTTCTAACCATTGATCGTACCAGTAAATACACTTTGCACCACTGGCTTCTTTATCACGCCACTCAAATCCTATCCAACGAGCGATCGCTTTCAAGGCATAGCTTTCTATCGGCAATGCTACACTTTGGGTTAATTGTTCATACACATCCACAAATCGATTCAGTACAGGACGCACTAAGGAGTGTGGAGTGCCGTAAAGTTTTGCCAACCGTTTGACTGTATCAAACTCATAGACACAAAAATGATAAATTGGCGCTTCGGGATATTGCCAAACCAAATCCAAAAATTGCTGCCAAACTAATTCTTCGTCTTCTGGTTTATCTGCTAAAAAAGAATAAAATTGTTCTGTATTAGTTTGTCTATTAACGACCAAAACCCCTAAGAGATAATCTAAATCTAAGTCTGGCTGGGCTTCAATATCAAAATAAAGCTCTATGGGTGCTGTAAATGTAATATCTTCTGTTGGTAGCGGGTAGGGTAAAATTAACGGTCGTTTTTCTAGTGCAGATTGAGCTTGCACTACTAACTTGGGTGCTACTTCGCTGTCAAAACCAAGTAGATTCTCTAAGCTGCTGGGACTGGTATTAGCAAGAGATTCCAGTGTGGTAATGGCTAAGGCTTGGAGTTGAGTGTAGCGAATGGGTGTTACACCTGGTAACAAGGAGAGATGTTTTTCAGATTGAGCGATCGCATAACATTCACTATACCAATGGCAAAAATTGCACTTTTGCCGAGAAATAAACACCTCTGGCGGATTCGGTAACTCTAAAACTTGAATAAACTCTTCCAGAATCAGCTGCATCCGTGGCATCCATTTAAGTAGATCCACTGTATAATTTGCATTTTTGCTTCGCAATATGAGTGAAGCTGTTCCCGGTGGAACTCCCTGCACTGTTGCCAACACTTGGGCATGAAATGCCGCGACAACCTGATATTCTTGCTTAGGGCGCTTACCCAATTCAATACTCGCCGGGACGTAGATCCAATCTCCAAAATTTGATTGTCCCGGTTGTTTCACGAGTAAATCTGGACGACTTAGCAAGGTGTCTGCTTCAGAATAAGTTGCTGACAGCACTCCTTTATAGATGTACTCAACCCCACGCTGCATCAATTCTAAAGTTGCCTTCTCTGCCCTTTCCCAGTTTCCATAAGAATAATCTGGTTGGTGATAAGTCACATTTGTCAAAATACTCAACTGATGAGCGATTTTGTCCTGTTGCAGTTTCCTTAGCAACTCATTGGGGGCATCGCGCTGACTTTTGTCACCGCGGATATCTAAAAAAGGTCGGCGTTTACAGCGTTGGTATTGCAGTAGGAGTTCAGCATTAATTAGCATCCTTTTAAGTTAACAAGATTTAGCACACTCTGGGAGTCACTCAGACAATTAATAATGGAGTGGGAGATGAGGGAGATGAGAAACTAATGCTAATCCAAAATCTAAAATCTAAAATCCAAAATTGATATGACTAGTACTTCTGTTGCACAAACCAGGTTGCATAGCCATCGAGAGCAATTTCCGGCTTTAGCGAATAAGACTTATTTTAACTATGGGGGACAAGGGCCGATGCCCCAAAGGGCAATGGATACTATGGCCCAAACTCAAGCTTATGTTCAGGAAATAGGCCCCTTTGGCAATGAGGCATATAGCTGGATAGCGCCTCAGACTCAAGCTGCTAGAGTTGCGATCGCTTCTGAGTTCCATGCACCATCTGAAACAATTACTCTCACCCAAAATGTCACCATTGGCTGTAATATCGCCATGTGGGGTATTGAATGGCGGGCTGGCGACCATCTGCTACTCTCTGACTGCGAACATCCAGGCGTAATTGCTACATCCCAAGAAATCTCGCGGAGATTCGCAATAGAAGTTACCACCTGTCCTTTAAAAGCGACTTTAAATGAGGGCGACCCTATAACTATCATTGCCCAACACTTACGCCCCAATACCCGTCTTGTAATATTAAGTCATGTTTTCTGGAATACTGGTCAAGTTTTACCTCTGGACAAAATTGCCGAAGTATGCAGAAATAATCATTCTGCACTATTAATAGATGCTGCCCAATCTGCTGGTTTATTGCCTTTAAACTTGACAGAATTGGGAGTAGATTTTTATGCTTTCACTGGTCACAAATGGTTATGTGGCCCTGCGGGTGCTGGTGGTTTGTATGTCCGCCCAGAAGCACGAGAAAGCCTGAAACCTACGTTTATTGGCTTGAGTGGTATTGTTGTGGATAGTCAATCTCAGCCTGTGGATTGGCTGCCAGATGGGCGACGATACGAGGTTTCTACATTATCTTATCCGTTGTATCTTGGGTTAAAGGAAGCGATCGCAATTCATCAGCAATGGGGAACCTCACAAGAACGTTACGAGCAAATTTGCCACAATAGTGAGTATCTCTGGCGACAATTGACGGCGTTACCCGATATTAAATGTTTGCGAACTTCCCCACCTGAAAGCGGTATAGTCTCCTTTCAACTTACAAATAATCAATCTCAGGCTCATTTGAAGCTGGTAAAATTTTTAGACTCACAAAGGATATTAACTCGGACAATTGCCGATCCTAGCTGTATACGCGCCAGTGTCCATTACTTTACTTTAGAATCGGAAATTGACCTATTGGTTGAGGCGATTCAAGGTTTTTGCAAAACTTAGTTAAAAGTTAGGAGTTATAAGTTACCAGGATAGGAATTTTGACTATGTTGAATGTCTAATATCCGATGACCAATAGTCAAAAAAAGCCCCTAACAGACTAGGGGTTTTTTCGGATTATAAAATACTACATTGACAAAATAGCAGTCTATGTACTATATTTTGTACTATCAAAATTAGGTGCTTTTTATGACTAAAACAGAGAATATTGCTAAACATTACATCCTTTTTATTTCTTCCTCTAAAAATCAAAGATATAAACCTTCGATAGTTGAAACCGAAAGACACAACTATCCAGGTAAACATCTATACACCTTTCACACCAAAGGCTATCCTGATTTAGAAGCTGTTAAAAATCGTAGTAATGAAGAACTTATTCGTTATCTAAATAATGAAGGTTTTGAGGATGTAGAGTTTTGCAAATTAGAAGGATGGATAGGGTTTGAACAAGCCGATGCCCCACTGAGATTTATTCAATAACTCTCAATTGTATTTTGAAATTAAATTCTTTTCAATTCTAGAATAACGCTGTGATATCGCTCCGCTACTTACACCTAATCTATCAGCGATATCACTAAAAGAGAAATATAATTTTTCT
This Nostoc sp. C052 DNA region includes the following protein-coding sequences:
- a CDS encoding aminotransferase class V-fold PLP-dependent enzyme, translating into MTSTSVAQTRLHSHREQFPALANKTYFNYGGQGPMPQRAMDTMAQTQAYVQEIGPFGNEAYSWIAPQTQAARVAIASEFHAPSETITLTQNVTIGCNIAMWGIEWRAGDHLLLSDCEHPGVIATSQEISRRFAIEVTTCPLKATLNEGDPITIIAQHLRPNTRLVILSHVFWNTGQVLPLDKIAEVCRNNHSALLIDAAQSAGLLPLNLTELGVDFYAFTGHKWLCGPAGAGGLYVRPEARESLKPTFIGLSGIVVDSQSQPVDWLPDGRRYEVSTLSYPLYLGLKEAIAIHQQWGTSQERYEQICHNSEYLWRQLTALPDIKCLRTSPPESGIVSFQLTNNQSQAHLKLVKFLDSQRILTRTIADPSCIRASVHYFTLESEIDLLVEAIQGFCKT
- a CDS encoding esterase-like activity of phytase family protein, which codes for MQLIKKIFVFPRILYFLLPIIIIGFVFTNLTSNAVEIRSIEFIGEATLPKGLIFQKTEIGGLSGITYNAKNNLYYAISDDRGQKAAARFYTLKIDLSKGVLQKGGITPVSVTTLLNENGQTFRPGETDTEGIALTNKETVFISSEGDVVKLINPFIKEFSLSSGKEIITLPIPNKFLPDKNGQKGIRNNLAFESLTITPDKKHLFTATENALIQDGIAAKPNIGSPCRILQYNLLNNHPEKEFLYQTEPVAPFLNLIGKFASGLPDLLALDNQGHFLSLERSFTGLGFAISLFQVSLEGADNIHNIDSLLAVDSKNIKPVQKKLLLDLRTLDVLLDNIEGLTIGPKLPDGQQSLILISDNNFNSLQRTQILAFKIKIENPLIRLLRRLFPSLNL
- a CDS encoding TM0106 family RecB-like putative nuclease — protein: MLINAELLLQYQRCKRRPFLDIRGDKSQRDAPNELLRKLQQDKIAHQLSILTNVTYHQPDYSYGNWERAEKATLELMQRGVEYIYKGVLSATYSEADTLLSRPDLLVKQPGQSNFGDWIYVPASIELGKRPKQEYQVVAAFHAQVLATVQGVPPGTASLILRSKNANYTVDLLKWMPRMQLILEEFIQVLELPNPPEVFISRQKCNFCHWYSECYAIAQSEKHLSLLPGVTPIRYTQLQALAITTLESLANTSPSSLENLLGFDSEVAPKLVVQAQSALEKRPLILPYPLPTEDITFTAPIELYFDIEAQPDLDLDYLLGVLVVNRQTNTEQFYSFLADKPEDEELVWQQFLDLVWQYPEAPIYHFCVYEFDTVKRLAKLYGTPHSLVRPVLNRFVDVYEQLTQSVALPIESYALKAIARWIGFEWRDKEASGAKCIYWYDQWLETGDRALLEIIQRYNEDDCRATHQVKDWLVNFFQDEYGLRLA